In Pseudonocardia sp. C8, one genomic interval encodes:
- a CDS encoding helix-turn-helix domain-containing protein, with product MTRYGQYCPITRAIELLGDRWTFLVIRDLLVGATRFNELARGLPGCRGRCCPSGSTTWSGTA from the coding sequence ATGACACGCTACGGGCAGTACTGTCCGATCACCCGGGCGATCGAGCTGCTCGGCGACCGGTGGACGTTCCTCGTGATCCGGGACCTGCTCGTGGGCGCGACCCGGTTCAACGAGCTCGCCCGTGGCCTGCCGGGATGTCGCGGGCGTTGCTGTCCAAGCGGCTCGACCACCTGGAGCGGCACGGCCTGA
- a CDS encoding cytochrome P450, which translates to MSTPTEVQDLTAPEFTADPYTGFARLREQAPVTHVTMLGSPPVVLVTRYDDVRTVLTDPRFVNDPELAGGPGVRELILQKLGLDDDLAGYLIRNILTTDGAEHTRLRKLVSRAFTVKRVQALRPRVEEITARLLDDIAAAGRVDLVEAFSYPLPITVICELVGVPEAQRPQWHEWGRVLTSRDPERMSGVLRAAVDHTHALIDARRAEPADDLVSALIAAQEEDGDRLSDREMVTMIFALVIAGHETTAHLISNGVLALLTHPDQLAVLRAEPHRWPQAVNELMRTRGPVQFTQFRYPVEDVELGGVPIPAGTPVTAGLLAANHDPRAYERPDELDVRRETGRGEGHLGFGQGAHYCLGAALARQEGEVALRMLFERFGDLALAVPAREIPWMVQPGFSRVAELPVRTS; encoded by the coding sequence ATGAGCACGCCGACCGAGGTGCAGGACCTGACGGCACCGGAGTTCACCGCCGACCCCTACACGGGGTTCGCCCGGCTGCGCGAGCAGGCGCCGGTCACGCACGTGACGATGCTGGGCTCGCCGCCGGTCGTGCTGGTCACCCGGTACGACGACGTCCGGACCGTGCTCACCGACCCGCGGTTCGTCAACGACCCCGAGCTCGCGGGCGGGCCGGGCGTGCGGGAGCTGATCCTGCAGAAGCTCGGGCTGGACGACGACCTGGCCGGCTACCTGATCCGGAACATCCTCACCACCGACGGCGCGGAGCACACCCGGCTGCGCAAGCTCGTGTCCCGCGCGTTCACCGTGAAGCGGGTGCAGGCGCTCCGCCCCCGGGTCGAGGAGATCACCGCGCGGCTGCTCGACGACATCGCCGCGGCCGGGCGGGTCGACCTCGTCGAGGCGTTCTCCTACCCGCTGCCGATCACCGTCATCTGCGAGCTCGTCGGCGTGCCCGAGGCCCAGCGGCCGCAGTGGCACGAGTGGGGCCGGGTGCTGACCAGCCGGGACCCCGAACGGATGTCCGGGGTCCTGCGCGCGGCCGTCGACCACACGCACGCGCTGATCGACGCCCGCCGCGCGGAACCGGCCGACGACCTGGTCAGCGCGCTGATCGCCGCGCAGGAGGAGGACGGCGACCGGCTCTCCGACCGCGAGATGGTCACGATGATCTTCGCGTTGGTGATCGCCGGTCACGAGACGACCGCGCACCTGATCTCGAACGGCGTGCTGGCCCTGCTGACCCACCCCGACCAGCTCGCCGTGCTGCGGGCCGAGCCGCACCGCTGGCCGCAGGCGGTGAACGAGCTGATGCGGACGCGCGGGCCGGTCCAGTTCACCCAGTTCCGGTACCCGGTCGAGGACGTGGAGCTGGGCGGGGTCCCGATCCCGGCCGGCACCCCGGTGACCGCCGGGCTGCTCGCGGCCAACCACGACCCGCGGGCCTACGAGCGGCCCGACGAGCTCGACGTCCGCCGGGAGACCGGGCGCGGCGAGGGGCACCTCGGGTTCGGGCAGGGCGCGCACTACTGCCTGGGCGCGGCGCTGGCCCGGCAGGAGGGCGAGGTGGCCCTGCGGATGCTGTTCGAGCGGTTCGGTGACCTCGCCCTCGCGGTCCCGGCCCGGGAGATCCCGTGGATGGTGCAGCCGGGATTCAGCCGGGTCGCGGAACTGCCGGTCCGCACGTCCTGA
- a CDS encoding acyl-CoA dehydrogenase family protein — translation MHFAPVAAAAYLGVARGALAETGRLLAARTDPPASAVRRLGEVTARVRGARWALHGAVAEVGEYPPLDEATLATVMTAKRQAVLEARAAVDGAMEIVGGPAFHRGSALERAYRDVRGGPFHPLPPESTLELLGTRALRAAART, via the coding sequence ATCCACTTCGCGCCGGTCGCCGCGGCGGCCTACCTCGGGGTCGCGCGGGGTGCGCTCGCCGAGACCGGGCGGCTGCTGGCCGCCCGGACCGATCCGCCGGCCTCCGCGGTGCGCCGGCTCGGGGAGGTCACCGCACGGGTCCGCGGGGCGCGCTGGGCGCTGCACGGTGCCGTCGCCGAGGTCGGCGAGTACCCACCGCTCGACGAGGCGACGCTGGCGACCGTGATGACCGCCAAGCGGCAGGCCGTGCTGGAGGCCCGGGCCGCCGTCGACGGGGCGATGGAGATCGTCGGCGGGCCCGCGTTCCATCGCGGCTCGGCGCTGGAACGGGCCTACCGCGACGTGCGTGGCGGCCCGTTCCACCCGCTGCCGCCGGAGTCGACGCTCGAGCTCCTGGGTACCCGTGCCCTGCGGGCGGCCGCGCGGACCTGA
- a CDS encoding helix-turn-helix domain-containing protein translates to MSRALLSKRLDHLERHGLIVRSEGRYLPTPACEELRPMLFGLAEWGARWAFGEPRPDELDPVVLMWWICGGIDPAPFGGRRVVVHVRVPDARRTRFWFVVEPHDVSLCFTDPGYEVDATIESPLGVLYQVWEGMLELLAAARDGRLTLTGRREVLVRLPASLRLSPVTPYVRRGRAGLPA, encoded by the coding sequence ATGTCGCGGGCGTTGCTGTCCAAGCGGCTCGACCACCTGGAGCGGCACGGCCTGATCGTGCGTTCCGAGGGCCGGTACCTGCCGACACCGGCCTGCGAGGAGCTCCGCCCGATGCTGTTCGGGCTGGCCGAATGGGGTGCGCGGTGGGCGTTCGGGGAGCCGCGCCCGGACGAGCTGGACCCGGTCGTGCTGATGTGGTGGATCTGCGGCGGCATCGACCCGGCTCCGTTCGGGGGTCGGCGGGTGGTGGTGCACGTGCGGGTGCCGGACGCGCGGCGCACCCGGTTCTGGTTCGTGGTCGAGCCGCACGACGTCTCGTTGTGCTTCACCGACCCCGGCTACGAGGTCGACGCGACGATCGAGTCGCCGCTCGGCGTGCTCTACCAGGTCTGGGAGGGAATGCTGGAGCTGCTGGCGGCCGCCCGGGACGGGCGGCTCACGCTCACCGGTCGTCGAGAGGTGCTCGTCCGGTTGCCGGCGTCGCTCCGGTTGAGCCCGGTGACCCCGTACGTGCGCCGGGGCCGGGCAGGTCTGCCGGCGTGA
- a CDS encoding NUDIX domain-containing protein: MEQTATRLVYANSWMTVREDRIRRPDGTEGIYGVVDKPTYALVVPRDDAGRLHLVEQFRYPVGERRWEFPAGTAPDRDDQDPAELAVRELVEETGLLATTWTMLGTLDVAPGMSSQRGHVYLATGLTAGPPQREHQEQDMRAAWFTPAEFEEMALRGELTDAQSLAAYTLLRLHDARR, from the coding sequence ATCGAGCAGACCGCCACCCGCCTGGTCTACGCGAACAGCTGGATGACCGTCCGGGAGGACCGCATCCGCCGCCCGGACGGCACCGAGGGGATCTACGGCGTCGTCGACAAGCCGACCTACGCGCTGGTCGTCCCGCGCGACGATGCGGGACGGCTGCACCTCGTCGAGCAGTTCCGCTACCCGGTCGGCGAGCGCCGCTGGGAGTTCCCGGCCGGCACGGCGCCGGACCGGGACGACCAGGACCCGGCCGAGCTGGCGGTCCGCGAGCTCGTCGAGGAGACCGGCCTGCTGGCGACGACGTGGACGATGCTCGGCACCCTGGACGTCGCCCCCGGCATGTCCAGCCAGCGCGGCCACGTCTACCTGGCGACCGGGCTGACCGCCGGGCCGCCGCAGCGCGAGCACCAGGAACAGGACATGCGGGCCGCCTGGTTCACACCCGCCGAGTTCGAGGAGATGGCGCTGCGCGGCGAGCTCACCGATGCGCAGAGCCTCGCCGCGTACACCCTGCTGCGCCTGCACGACGCCCGGCGCTGA
- a CDS encoding GAF domain-containing sensor histidine kinase has product MTAGRGLGLGDPERENAVLLDIIEATASGPGVEPLAAAVARVITEATATDVCFVHVLDDTDTALTLAGATPPFDALVGTVHLPLGHGVSGWVAAQRTPAVIQDDKTSDPRYLPIPELRGEDYTSMVSVPMLSEPYGLAGVLNVHTVQRREFGDRDVRLLLAIGRLLAAALHQARMHRRLEARERVHERFAEQTVAAQETERRRLARDIHDGISQRLVTLSFHLDAAGTLLSQGEAGEARTQLARASELVGTTLDEARAAIGALRPPVLDDLGLAGALAGLARDVPEVDVRLDLDERRLADHVEVALYRIAQEALQNVHKHAGAGRVLLRLAWGDTGVRLEIGDDGAGFATSGDGYGMTSMRERAELIGGTLEVRSLPGSGTTVVVTAPSGTDPSGDELTPADLPGPGARTGSPGSTGATPATGRAPLDDR; this is encoded by the coding sequence GTGACGGCCGGCCGCGGCCTCGGGCTCGGCGACCCGGAGCGGGAGAACGCCGTCCTGCTCGACATCATCGAGGCCACCGCATCCGGCCCCGGGGTGGAGCCGCTGGCCGCCGCCGTCGCCCGGGTGATCACCGAGGCGACCGCCACCGACGTCTGCTTCGTGCACGTCCTCGACGACACCGACACCGCGCTCACCCTGGCCGGTGCGACCCCGCCGTTCGACGCGCTGGTCGGCACCGTGCACCTGCCGCTCGGCCACGGGGTGAGCGGCTGGGTGGCCGCCCAGCGCACCCCCGCCGTCATCCAGGACGACAAGACCTCCGACCCGCGCTACCTGCCGATCCCGGAGCTGCGCGGGGAGGACTACACCTCGATGGTGTCGGTGCCGATGCTCTCGGAGCCGTACGGCCTGGCCGGGGTGCTGAACGTGCACACCGTGCAGCGGCGCGAGTTCGGTGACCGGGACGTGCGGCTGCTGCTGGCGATCGGCCGGCTGCTGGCGGCGGCGCTGCACCAGGCCCGGATGCACCGGCGGCTGGAGGCCAGGGAGCGGGTGCACGAGCGGTTCGCCGAGCAGACCGTCGCCGCGCAGGAGACCGAGCGGCGCCGGCTCGCCCGCGACATCCACGACGGCATCTCGCAGCGGCTGGTCACGCTGTCGTTCCACCTGGACGCGGCCGGCACCCTGCTGTCGCAGGGCGAGGCCGGCGAGGCGCGCACCCAGCTCGCGCGCGCCTCCGAGCTGGTCGGCACCACCCTGGACGAGGCGCGGGCGGCGATCGGCGCGCTGCGCCCACCGGTGCTCGACGACCTCGGCCTGGCCGGCGCGCTGGCCGGGCTGGCCCGCGACGTCCCCGAGGTGGACGTCCGGCTCGACCTCGACGAGCGGCGGCTCGCCGACCACGTCGAGGTGGCGCTGTACCGGATCGCCCAGGAGGCGCTGCAGAACGTGCACAAGCACGCCGGCGCCGGCCGGGTGCTGCTGCGGCTGGCGTGGGGCGACACCGGTGTCCGGCTGGAGATCGGCGACGACGGCGCGGGGTTCGCCACCTCGGGCGACGGGTACGGCATGACCTCGATGCGCGAGCGCGCCGAGCTGATCGGCGGGACGCTGGAGGTCCGCTCGCTGCCCGGCTCGGGCACGACGGTCGTGGTCACCGCGCCGTCCGGCACCGACCCGTCCGGCGACGAGCTCACGCCGGCAGACCTGCCCGGCCCCGGCGCACGTACGGGGTCACCGGGCTCAACCGGAGCGACGCCGGCAACCGGACGAGCACCTCTCGACGACCGGTGA
- the nucS gene encoding endonuclease NucS: protein MRLVIARCQVDYVGRLTAHLPMAPRLLLVKADGSVSVHADDRAYKPLNWMSPPCWLTEESGVWTVRNKADESLVITIDEVLHDSSHELGVDPGLVKDGVEAHLQELLAAHPETFGDGWTLVRREYMTAVGPVDLLCRDADGGHVAVEVKRRGEIDGVEQLTRYLELMNRDPLLAPVQGVFAAQQIRPQARTLATDRGIRCVAVDYDALRGMQRDDLLLF from the coding sequence GTGCGTCTCGTCATCGCCCGCTGCCAGGTGGACTACGTCGGACGGCTGACCGCCCACCTCCCCATGGCCCCCCGGTTGCTGCTGGTCAAGGCGGACGGCTCGGTGAGCGTGCACGCCGACGACCGCGCCTACAAGCCGCTGAACTGGATGTCGCCGCCGTGCTGGCTCACCGAGGAGTCCGGGGTGTGGACGGTGCGCAACAAGGCCGACGAGTCGCTCGTGATCACCATCGACGAGGTGCTGCACGACTCGTCCCACGAGCTCGGCGTCGACCCCGGCCTGGTCAAGGACGGCGTCGAGGCGCACCTGCAGGAGCTGCTCGCCGCGCACCCGGAGACCTTCGGCGACGGCTGGACGCTGGTCCGCCGCGAGTACATGACGGCCGTCGGCCCGGTCGACCTGCTGTGCCGTGACGCCGACGGCGGGCACGTCGCGGTCGAGGTGAAGCGCCGCGGCGAGATCGACGGCGTCGAGCAGCTCACCCGCTACCTCGAGCTCATGAACCGCGACCCGCTGCTCGCCCCGGTCCAGGGCGTGTTCGCCGCGCAGCAGATCCGGCCGCAGGCCCGGACCCTGGCGACCGACCGGGGGATCCGCTGCGTCGCCGTGGACTACGACGCGCTGCGCGGGATGCAGCGCGACGACCTGCTGCTGTTCTGA